A genomic stretch from Setaria italica strain Yugu1 chromosome VII, Setaria_italica_v2.0, whole genome shotgun sequence includes:
- the LOC101786919 gene encoding probable LRR receptor-like serine/threonine-protein kinase At1g56140 isoform X7 → MRLHVPEQHRLPHHQAENVRIESGRSYTRRAEEPHALDQFELNAKLLNRAYTIVPWGTDCFAILESCNECIIWICSKGAWEACESHSAGHKHKQLKWIPSSRTGYIDSSGLSGPLPPSFSKLTSLKTLWASDNDFTGQIPDYIGSLSNLSDLRFQGNSFQGPLPTTLSNLVQLTSLRIGDIVNGSSSLAFISNMTSLNTLVLRNCRISDNLASVNFSQFAKLSLLDLSFNNITGQVPQALLNLNILSFLFLGNNSLSGSLPSSIGTSLKNLDFSYNQLSGNFPSWVSPNLTLNLVANNFVVSNSNNSVLLPSGLECLQRDTPCFLGSPQTTSFAVDCGSSSSMSGSDGSVYLPDDANLGPASYYVTGAPTWGVSNVGRFMEAFERDYIIQSSNASYTVYTSTRLFRNTPDSELFQRARMSPSSLRYFGIGLENGNYVVTLQFAEISFEDSRTWQSLGKRVFDIYIQGERKEQNFDIRKEARGSYAAVQKQYIIPVTRNFLEIHLFWAGKGTCCIPTQGHYGPLISALSVTPAPNAARKRSKNKTGAIVGAAVGAVVVGLIVLTGLYVRRQKSRKLSLEQQDLYNTVGRPNLFTYSYGELKTASENFNSSNFLGEGGYGSVYKGKLSDGSVVAVKLLSETSRQGKKQFITEIETISQVQHRNLVKLYGCCLEGNNPLLVYEYLDNGSLDKALFGNGRLNLDWPTRFEICLGIARGLAYLHEESSIRVVHRDIKASNVLLDANLNSKISDFGLAKLYDDKNTHISTKVAGTFGYLAPEYAMRGHMSEKVDVFAFGVVILETIAGRPNYDGRLGEDKAYLLEWVLLLWTLLWAEPTGGAASRRQQQLRHVRRLICWIRWQEVWQLYEDDHPLDVTDPRLTEFNSEEVLRAIRVGLLCIQSSPRQRPPMSRVVSMLVGDIEVPEAVTKPSYVIEWQSNAMGTSSSEPGAEAMSLSSVIDEGR, encoded by the exons ATGCGACTGCACGTACCAGAACAACACCGTCTGCCACATCACCAGGCT GAAAATGTACGCATTGAATCTGGCAGGTCCTATACCAGAAGAGCTGAGGAACCTCACGCACTTGACCAGTTT GAACTTAATGCAAAATTACTTAACAGGGCCTATACCATCGTTCCTTGGGGAACTGACTGCTTTGCAATACTT GAGTCTTGCAATGAATGCATTATCTGGATCTGTTCCAAAGGAGCTTGGGAAGCTTGTGAATCTCATAGCGCT GGGCATAAGCATAAACAACTTAAATGGATCCCTTCCTCCCGAACTGG ATATATTGACAGCTCTGGCTTAAGTGGTCCACTACCACCATCATTTTCTAAGCTTACAAGCCTGAAAACATT GTGGGCATCAGATAATGATTTTACTGGGCAAATACCAGATTACATTGGGAGCCTCAGTAATTTATCAGATCT ACGGTTTCAAGGCAATTCATTTCAAGGTCCACTTCCAACCACTCTTTCTAATCTTGTCCAACTGACAAGCTT ACGAATAGGTGACATAGTAAATGGAAGTTCTTCACTGGCATTCATCAGTAACATGACATCTTTAAACACCTT AGTTTTGAGGAACTGCAGGATATCTGATAACCTGGCATCAGTAAACTTTTCACAGTTTGCAAAATTAAGCCTACT GGATTTGAGTTTTAACAATATCACTGGCCAAGTACCACAAGCTCTGCTGAATCTGAATATACTCAGCTTCTT GTTTCTCGGGAATAATAGTCTTTCAGGAAGCCTTCCAAGTTCTATAGGAACTTCTCTTAAAAACTT AGACTTTTCCTACAACCAGCTATCAGGAAACTTTCCCTCCTGGGTTAGTCCGAATTTGACATT GAATTTGGTGGCAAACAATTTCGTGGTCAGCAACTCCAATAACAG TGTCTTATTACCTTCGGGGCTGGAGTGCCTTCAGCGAGACACACCCTGCTTTCTTGGCTCTCCACAAA CTACCTCCTTTGCTGTGGACTGCGGGAGCAGTAGTTCAATGTCAGGATCAGATGGTTCCGTGTATCTGCCTGATGATGCCAATCTTGGACCTGCATCCTATTATGTTACAGGAGCACCAACATGGGGTGTTAGCAATGTTGGGAGGTTCATGGAGGCATTTGAAAGAGATTACATAATACAAAGCTCAAATGCAAGTTACACAGTATACACCTCAACACGCCTGTTTCGGAATACCCCAGATTCAGAACTGTTCCAGAGAGCAAGGATGTCGCCTTCGTCTTTAAGATACTTTGGCATTGGACTTGAGAACGGAAACTATGTAGTAACGCTTCAATTTGCAGAGATTAGCTTTGAGGACTCACGGACTTGGCAAAGTTTAGGTAAAAGAGTTTTTGATATCTATATACAG GGTGAGCGGAAGGAGCAGAACTTTGACATAAGAAAGGAAGCAAGAGGATCTTACGCTGCTGTCCAGAAGCAATATATTATTCCTGTCACTAGAAACTTCCTTGAAATTCATCTGTTCTGGGCTGGCAAGGGCACTTGTTGCATCCCTACTCAAGGCCACTACGGGCCTTTAATCTCAGCTTTGAGTGTAACTCCAG CACCTAATGCTGCTCGGAAGAGAAGTAAGAATAAAACAGGTGCAATTGTTGGAGCTGCGGTTGGTGCAGTAGTTGTAGGACTAATAGTGCTCACTGGACTGTATGTCCGGAGGCAGAAAAGTAGAAAACTGTCTTTGGAGCAACAAG ACCTGTACAATACTGTTGGAAGACCTAATTTATTCACTTACAGTTATGGTGAACTAAAGACCGCTAGTGAAAATTTTAATTCCAGTAACTTTCTCGGCGAAGGAGGGTATGGGTCAGTTTATAAG GGTAAATTATCCGATGGAAGTGTAGTGGCAGTAAAACTACTATCTGAAACATCCCGTCAGGGGAAGAAGCAATTCATAACAGAAATAGAAACTATTTCTCAAGTGCAACACCGTAATCTCGTGAAGTTGTATGGTTGCTGCCTTGAAGGCAATAACCCATTGTTGGTTTACGAGTATCTAGACAACGGAAGCCTTGATAAAGCATTGTTCG GAAATGGGAGATTGAACCTGGACTGGCCAACACGCTTTGAGATATGTTTGGGCATTGCAAGAGGCCTGGCTTACCTCCATGAAGAGTCTAGCATCCGTGTTGTGCATAGGGATATAAAGGCTAGTAATGTCTTACTTGATGCCAATCTTAATTCTAAGATATCTGATTTTGGTCTCGCCAAACTTTATGATGACAAGAACACGCATATCAGCACAAAAGTTGCTGGTACATT TGGATATCTTGCACCTGAGTACGCCATGAGAGGTCATATGAGTGAGAAAGTTGATGTGTTTGCTTTTGGTGTGGTCATATTGGAGACTATAGCTGGAAGGCCAAACTATGATGGTAGGCTTGGTGAAGACAAAGCATATCTTTTAGAATGG GTATTATTGTTGTGGACGCTTTTGTGGGCTGAACCTACAGGCGGCGCAGCAAGCCGGCGCCAGCAACAGCTCCGGCATGTTAGGCGCCTGATTTGTTGGATAAGATGGCAGGAG GTCTGGCAACTTTACGAGGACGACCATCCTCTGGACGTCACAGACCCTAGGCTCACAGAATTCAACAGCGAAGAGGTGCTCCGTGCCATCCGCGTTGGCCTCCTCTGCATCCAAAGCTCACCTCGGCAGCGCCCGCCCATGTCGAGGGTGGTGTCGATGCTCGTCGGGGACATTGAGGTGCCCGAGGCGGTTACTAAGCCCAGTTACGTCATCGAGTGGCAGAGCAACGCCATGGGGACGTCGAGCTCGGAGCCGGGGGCGGAGGCCATGTCCCTGAGCTCCGTCATCGATGAAGGCCGGTGA
- the LOC101786919 gene encoding probable LRR receptor-like serine/threonine-protein kinase At1g56140 isoform X1, giving the protein MRRPGPSSSCRHGSAALPTLLLLLLLLAASAQAQQARTRTDPVEDVQTSGPVGSGTSLARHGNFLPRIICPARQADALKGVFDKLGSRLWPSWFSGVDPCAGAATDDTDVDNDPKMNPGIKCDCTYQNNTVCHITRLKMYALNLAGPIPEELRNLTHLTSLNLMQNYLTGPIPSFLGELTALQYLSLAMNALSGSVPKELGKLVNLIALGISINNLNGSLPPELGNMVKLEQLYIDSSGLSGPLPPSFSKLTSLKTLWASDNDFTGQIPDYIGSLSNLSDLRFQGNSFQGPLPTTLSNLVQLTSLRIGDIVNGSSSLAFISNMTSLNTLVLRNCRISDNLASVNFSQFAKLSLLDLSFNNITGQVPQALLNLNILSFLFLGNNSLSGSLPSSIGTSLKNLDFSYNQLSGNFPSWVSPNLTLNLVANNFVVSNSNNSVLLPSGLECLQRDTPCFLGSPQTTSFAVDCGSSSSMSGSDGSVYLPDDANLGPASYYVTGAPTWGVSNVGRFMEAFERDYIIQSSNASYTVYTSTRLFRNTPDSELFQRARMSPSSLRYFGIGLENGNYVVTLQFAEISFEDSRTWQSLGKRVFDIYIQGERKEQNFDIRKEARGSYAAVQKQYIIPVTRNFLEIHLFWAGKGTCCIPTQGHYGPLISALSVTPAPNAARKRSKNKTGAIVGAAVGAVVVGLIVLTGLYVRRQKSRKLSLEQQDLYNTVGRPNLFTYSYGELKTASENFNSSNFLGEGGYGSVYKGKLSDGSVVAVKLLSETSRQGKKQFITEIETISQVQHRNLVKLYGCCLEGNNPLLVYEYLDNGSLDKALFGNGRLNLDWPTRFEICLGIARGLAYLHEESSIRVVHRDIKASNVLLDANLNSKISDFGLAKLYDDKNTHISTKVAGTFGYLAPEYAMRGHMSEKVDVFAFGVVILETIAGRPNYDGRLGEDKAYLLEWVLLLWTLLWAEPTGGAASRRQQQLRHVRRLICWIRWQEVWQLYEDDHPLDVTDPRLTEFNSEEVLRAIRVGLLCIQSSPRQRPPMSRVVSMLVGDIEVPEAVTKPSYVIEWQSNAMGTSSSEPGAEAMSLSSVIDEGR; this is encoded by the exons ATGAGGAGGCCTGGACCCAGCAGTTCGTGCCGCCATGGCTCTGCTGCGCTCCCgacgttgctgctgctgctgcttcttctagCTGCATCTGCGCAAGCTCAGCAAGCGAGGACAAGGACCGATCCGGTTGAAG ATGTCCAAACGAGCGGTCCAGTAGGGTCCGGCACGAGCCTGGCAAGGCACGGTAATTTTCTTCCAAGAATCATCTGCCCGGCAAGGCAAG CGGATGCGCTGAAGGGGGTGTTTGACAAACTCGGGAGCAGACTGTGGCCATCTTGGTTCAGCGGCGTCGACCCTTGCGCCGGCGCGGCCACGGACGACACCGACGTCGACAATGACCCAAAAATGAACCCGGGAATCAAATGCGACTGCACGTACCAGAACAACACCGTCTGCCACATCACCAGGCT GAAAATGTACGCATTGAATCTGGCAGGTCCTATACCAGAAGAGCTGAGGAACCTCACGCACTTGACCAGTTT GAACTTAATGCAAAATTACTTAACAGGGCCTATACCATCGTTCCTTGGGGAACTGACTGCTTTGCAATACTT GAGTCTTGCAATGAATGCATTATCTGGATCTGTTCCAAAGGAGCTTGGGAAGCTTGTGAATCTCATAGCGCT GGGCATAAGCATAAACAACTTAAATGGATCCCTTCCTCCCGAACTGGGTAACATGGTTAAACTTGAGCAACT ATATATTGACAGCTCTGGCTTAAGTGGTCCACTACCACCATCATTTTCTAAGCTTACAAGCCTGAAAACATT GTGGGCATCAGATAATGATTTTACTGGGCAAATACCAGATTACATTGGGAGCCTCAGTAATTTATCAGATCT ACGGTTTCAAGGCAATTCATTTCAAGGTCCACTTCCAACCACTCTTTCTAATCTTGTCCAACTGACAAGCTT ACGAATAGGTGACATAGTAAATGGAAGTTCTTCACTGGCATTCATCAGTAACATGACATCTTTAAACACCTT AGTTTTGAGGAACTGCAGGATATCTGATAACCTGGCATCAGTAAACTTTTCACAGTTTGCAAAATTAAGCCTACT GGATTTGAGTTTTAACAATATCACTGGCCAAGTACCACAAGCTCTGCTGAATCTGAATATACTCAGCTTCTT GTTTCTCGGGAATAATAGTCTTTCAGGAAGCCTTCCAAGTTCTATAGGAACTTCTCTTAAAAACTT AGACTTTTCCTACAACCAGCTATCAGGAAACTTTCCCTCCTGGGTTAGTCCGAATTTGACATT GAATTTGGTGGCAAACAATTTCGTGGTCAGCAACTCCAATAACAG TGTCTTATTACCTTCGGGGCTGGAGTGCCTTCAGCGAGACACACCCTGCTTTCTTGGCTCTCCACAAA CTACCTCCTTTGCTGTGGACTGCGGGAGCAGTAGTTCAATGTCAGGATCAGATGGTTCCGTGTATCTGCCTGATGATGCCAATCTTGGACCTGCATCCTATTATGTTACAGGAGCACCAACATGGGGTGTTAGCAATGTTGGGAGGTTCATGGAGGCATTTGAAAGAGATTACATAATACAAAGCTCAAATGCAAGTTACACAGTATACACCTCAACACGCCTGTTTCGGAATACCCCAGATTCAGAACTGTTCCAGAGAGCAAGGATGTCGCCTTCGTCTTTAAGATACTTTGGCATTGGACTTGAGAACGGAAACTATGTAGTAACGCTTCAATTTGCAGAGATTAGCTTTGAGGACTCACGGACTTGGCAAAGTTTAGGTAAAAGAGTTTTTGATATCTATATACAG GGTGAGCGGAAGGAGCAGAACTTTGACATAAGAAAGGAAGCAAGAGGATCTTACGCTGCTGTCCAGAAGCAATATATTATTCCTGTCACTAGAAACTTCCTTGAAATTCATCTGTTCTGGGCTGGCAAGGGCACTTGTTGCATCCCTACTCAAGGCCACTACGGGCCTTTAATCTCAGCTTTGAGTGTAACTCCAG CACCTAATGCTGCTCGGAAGAGAAGTAAGAATAAAACAGGTGCAATTGTTGGAGCTGCGGTTGGTGCAGTAGTTGTAGGACTAATAGTGCTCACTGGACTGTATGTCCGGAGGCAGAAAAGTAGAAAACTGTCTTTGGAGCAACAAG ACCTGTACAATACTGTTGGAAGACCTAATTTATTCACTTACAGTTATGGTGAACTAAAGACCGCTAGTGAAAATTTTAATTCCAGTAACTTTCTCGGCGAAGGAGGGTATGGGTCAGTTTATAAG GGTAAATTATCCGATGGAAGTGTAGTGGCAGTAAAACTACTATCTGAAACATCCCGTCAGGGGAAGAAGCAATTCATAACAGAAATAGAAACTATTTCTCAAGTGCAACACCGTAATCTCGTGAAGTTGTATGGTTGCTGCCTTGAAGGCAATAACCCATTGTTGGTTTACGAGTATCTAGACAACGGAAGCCTTGATAAAGCATTGTTCG GAAATGGGAGATTGAACCTGGACTGGCCAACACGCTTTGAGATATGTTTGGGCATTGCAAGAGGCCTGGCTTACCTCCATGAAGAGTCTAGCATCCGTGTTGTGCATAGGGATATAAAGGCTAGTAATGTCTTACTTGATGCCAATCTTAATTCTAAGATATCTGATTTTGGTCTCGCCAAACTTTATGATGACAAGAACACGCATATCAGCACAAAAGTTGCTGGTACATT TGGATATCTTGCACCTGAGTACGCCATGAGAGGTCATATGAGTGAGAAAGTTGATGTGTTTGCTTTTGGTGTGGTCATATTGGAGACTATAGCTGGAAGGCCAAACTATGATGGTAGGCTTGGTGAAGACAAAGCATATCTTTTAGAATGG GTATTATTGTTGTGGACGCTTTTGTGGGCTGAACCTACAGGCGGCGCAGCAAGCCGGCGCCAGCAACAGCTCCGGCATGTTAGGCGCCTGATTTGTTGGATAAGATGGCAGGAG GTCTGGCAACTTTACGAGGACGACCATCCTCTGGACGTCACAGACCCTAGGCTCACAGAATTCAACAGCGAAGAGGTGCTCCGTGCCATCCGCGTTGGCCTCCTCTGCATCCAAAGCTCACCTCGGCAGCGCCCGCCCATGTCGAGGGTGGTGTCGATGCTCGTCGGGGACATTGAGGTGCCCGAGGCGGTTACTAAGCCCAGTTACGTCATCGAGTGGCAGAGCAACGCCATGGGGACGTCGAGCTCGGAGCCGGGGGCGGAGGCCATGTCCCTGAGCTCCGTCATCGATGAAGGCCGGTGA
- the LOC101786919 gene encoding probable LRR receptor-like serine/threonine-protein kinase At1g56140 isoform X2, producing MRRPGPSSSCRHGSAALPTLLLLLLLLAASAQAQQARTRTDPVEDVQTSGPVGSGTSLARHGNFLPRIICPARQADALKGVFDKLGSRLWPSWFSGVDPCAGAATDDTDVDNDPKMNPGIKCDCTYQNNTVCHITRLKMYALNLAGPIPEELRNLTHLTSLAYTIVPWGTDCFAILESCNECIIWICSKGAWEACESHSAGHKHKQLKWIPSSRTGYIDSSGLSGPLPPSFSKLTSLKTLWASDNDFTGQIPDYIGSLSNLSDLRFQGNSFQGPLPTTLSNLVQLTSLRIGDIVNGSSSLAFISNMTSLNTLVLRNCRISDNLASVNFSQFAKLSLLDLSFNNITGQVPQALLNLNILSFLFLGNNSLSGSLPSSIGTSLKNLDFSYNQLSGNFPSWVSPNLTLNLVANNFVVSNSNNSVLLPSGLECLQRDTPCFLGSPQTTSFAVDCGSSSSMSGSDGSVYLPDDANLGPASYYVTGAPTWGVSNVGRFMEAFERDYIIQSSNASYTVYTSTRLFRNTPDSELFQRARMSPSSLRYFGIGLENGNYVVTLQFAEISFEDSRTWQSLGKRVFDIYIQGERKEQNFDIRKEARGSYAAVQKQYIIPVTRNFLEIHLFWAGKGTCCIPTQGHYGPLISALSVTPAPNAARKRSKNKTGAIVGAAVGAVVVGLIVLTGLYVRRQKSRKLSLEQQDLYNTVGRPNLFTYSYGELKTASENFNSSNFLGEGGYGSVYKGKLSDGSVVAVKLLSETSRQGKKQFITEIETISQVQHRNLVKLYGCCLEGNNPLLVYEYLDNGSLDKALFGNGRLNLDWPTRFEICLGIARGLAYLHEESSIRVVHRDIKASNVLLDANLNSKISDFGLAKLYDDKNTHISTKVAGTFGYLAPEYAMRGHMSEKVDVFAFGVVILETIAGRPNYDGRLGEDKAYLLEWVLLLWTLLWAEPTGGAASRRQQQLRHVRRLICWIRWQEVWQLYEDDHPLDVTDPRLTEFNSEEVLRAIRVGLLCIQSSPRQRPPMSRVVSMLVGDIEVPEAVTKPSYVIEWQSNAMGTSSSEPGAEAMSLSSVIDEGR from the exons ATGAGGAGGCCTGGACCCAGCAGTTCGTGCCGCCATGGCTCTGCTGCGCTCCCgacgttgctgctgctgctgcttcttctagCTGCATCTGCGCAAGCTCAGCAAGCGAGGACAAGGACCGATCCGGTTGAAG ATGTCCAAACGAGCGGTCCAGTAGGGTCCGGCACGAGCCTGGCAAGGCACGGTAATTTTCTTCCAAGAATCATCTGCCCGGCAAGGCAAG CGGATGCGCTGAAGGGGGTGTTTGACAAACTCGGGAGCAGACTGTGGCCATCTTGGTTCAGCGGCGTCGACCCTTGCGCCGGCGCGGCCACGGACGACACCGACGTCGACAATGACCCAAAAATGAACCCGGGAATCAAATGCGACTGCACGTACCAGAACAACACCGTCTGCCACATCACCAGGCT GAAAATGTACGCATTGAATCTGGCAGGTCCTATACCAGAAGAGCTGAGGAACCTCACGCACTTGACCAGTTT GGCCTATACCATCGTTCCTTGGGGAACTGACTGCTTTGCAATACTT GAGTCTTGCAATGAATGCATTATCTGGATCTGTTCCAAAGGAGCTTGGGAAGCTTGTGAATCTCATAGCGCT GGGCATAAGCATAAACAACTTAAATGGATCCCTTCCTCCCGAACTGG ATATATTGACAGCTCTGGCTTAAGTGGTCCACTACCACCATCATTTTCTAAGCTTACAAGCCTGAAAACATT GTGGGCATCAGATAATGATTTTACTGGGCAAATACCAGATTACATTGGGAGCCTCAGTAATTTATCAGATCT ACGGTTTCAAGGCAATTCATTTCAAGGTCCACTTCCAACCACTCTTTCTAATCTTGTCCAACTGACAAGCTT ACGAATAGGTGACATAGTAAATGGAAGTTCTTCACTGGCATTCATCAGTAACATGACATCTTTAAACACCTT AGTTTTGAGGAACTGCAGGATATCTGATAACCTGGCATCAGTAAACTTTTCACAGTTTGCAAAATTAAGCCTACT GGATTTGAGTTTTAACAATATCACTGGCCAAGTACCACAAGCTCTGCTGAATCTGAATATACTCAGCTTCTT GTTTCTCGGGAATAATAGTCTTTCAGGAAGCCTTCCAAGTTCTATAGGAACTTCTCTTAAAAACTT AGACTTTTCCTACAACCAGCTATCAGGAAACTTTCCCTCCTGGGTTAGTCCGAATTTGACATT GAATTTGGTGGCAAACAATTTCGTGGTCAGCAACTCCAATAACAG TGTCTTATTACCTTCGGGGCTGGAGTGCCTTCAGCGAGACACACCCTGCTTTCTTGGCTCTCCACAAA CTACCTCCTTTGCTGTGGACTGCGGGAGCAGTAGTTCAATGTCAGGATCAGATGGTTCCGTGTATCTGCCTGATGATGCCAATCTTGGACCTGCATCCTATTATGTTACAGGAGCACCAACATGGGGTGTTAGCAATGTTGGGAGGTTCATGGAGGCATTTGAAAGAGATTACATAATACAAAGCTCAAATGCAAGTTACACAGTATACACCTCAACACGCCTGTTTCGGAATACCCCAGATTCAGAACTGTTCCAGAGAGCAAGGATGTCGCCTTCGTCTTTAAGATACTTTGGCATTGGACTTGAGAACGGAAACTATGTAGTAACGCTTCAATTTGCAGAGATTAGCTTTGAGGACTCACGGACTTGGCAAAGTTTAGGTAAAAGAGTTTTTGATATCTATATACAG GGTGAGCGGAAGGAGCAGAACTTTGACATAAGAAAGGAAGCAAGAGGATCTTACGCTGCTGTCCAGAAGCAATATATTATTCCTGTCACTAGAAACTTCCTTGAAATTCATCTGTTCTGGGCTGGCAAGGGCACTTGTTGCATCCCTACTCAAGGCCACTACGGGCCTTTAATCTCAGCTTTGAGTGTAACTCCAG CACCTAATGCTGCTCGGAAGAGAAGTAAGAATAAAACAGGTGCAATTGTTGGAGCTGCGGTTGGTGCAGTAGTTGTAGGACTAATAGTGCTCACTGGACTGTATGTCCGGAGGCAGAAAAGTAGAAAACTGTCTTTGGAGCAACAAG ACCTGTACAATACTGTTGGAAGACCTAATTTATTCACTTACAGTTATGGTGAACTAAAGACCGCTAGTGAAAATTTTAATTCCAGTAACTTTCTCGGCGAAGGAGGGTATGGGTCAGTTTATAAG GGTAAATTATCCGATGGAAGTGTAGTGGCAGTAAAACTACTATCTGAAACATCCCGTCAGGGGAAGAAGCAATTCATAACAGAAATAGAAACTATTTCTCAAGTGCAACACCGTAATCTCGTGAAGTTGTATGGTTGCTGCCTTGAAGGCAATAACCCATTGTTGGTTTACGAGTATCTAGACAACGGAAGCCTTGATAAAGCATTGTTCG GAAATGGGAGATTGAACCTGGACTGGCCAACACGCTTTGAGATATGTTTGGGCATTGCAAGAGGCCTGGCTTACCTCCATGAAGAGTCTAGCATCCGTGTTGTGCATAGGGATATAAAGGCTAGTAATGTCTTACTTGATGCCAATCTTAATTCTAAGATATCTGATTTTGGTCTCGCCAAACTTTATGATGACAAGAACACGCATATCAGCACAAAAGTTGCTGGTACATT TGGATATCTTGCACCTGAGTACGCCATGAGAGGTCATATGAGTGAGAAAGTTGATGTGTTTGCTTTTGGTGTGGTCATATTGGAGACTATAGCTGGAAGGCCAAACTATGATGGTAGGCTTGGTGAAGACAAAGCATATCTTTTAGAATGG GTATTATTGTTGTGGACGCTTTTGTGGGCTGAACCTACAGGCGGCGCAGCAAGCCGGCGCCAGCAACAGCTCCGGCATGTTAGGCGCCTGATTTGTTGGATAAGATGGCAGGAG GTCTGGCAACTTTACGAGGACGACCATCCTCTGGACGTCACAGACCCTAGGCTCACAGAATTCAACAGCGAAGAGGTGCTCCGTGCCATCCGCGTTGGCCTCCTCTGCATCCAAAGCTCACCTCGGCAGCGCCCGCCCATGTCGAGGGTGGTGTCGATGCTCGTCGGGGACATTGAGGTGCCCGAGGCGGTTACTAAGCCCAGTTACGTCATCGAGTGGCAGAGCAACGCCATGGGGACGTCGAGCTCGGAGCCGGGGGCGGAGGCCATGTCCCTGAGCTCCGTCATCGATGAAGGCCGGTGA